From one Leptospira andrefontaineae genomic stretch:
- a CDS encoding THUMP domain-containing class I SAM-dependent RNA methyltransferase, with protein sequence MRPGWQSGKLSLSEFDRPEALTYHASCGDGLAFLLKEEVKEAGLEILSDNRGGVFFKGPSKKVRDFCLSSGISSGISFELSSWSDIQGPDDLYEVAAMFPFEKLLSPGTKFRIDAATKDSLQDSRYATYRLKDAIFDRFRAQGLELPEADREEPEVLFYLRSRMNQVKLYLALHAQPLQRRGHGREGGEAPLRETLAQALLRFSGWKPGEALYDPFCGSGTLLIEAALRMRNGGWVNYKSLSRSSIFTRLFGPCKAKEEWNSKETLLFGSDISEEAIELAKKNAKEAGIADLIRWKVASAEELDSSLGFKEGKIVTNPPYGVRLGDKESVSELYSSWGEALKKNFSGSYVALVAGDPSLLGFLKLKSDKEQSVTIAKLKGKLVAYQID encoded by the coding sequence ATTCGTCCCGGTTGGCAGTCCGGGAAACTTTCTCTTTCCGAATTCGATAGACCGGAAGCACTCACATATCACGCGTCATGTGGAGACGGCCTTGCATTCTTATTAAAAGAAGAAGTGAAAGAAGCAGGTCTCGAAATTCTTTCCGACAATAGAGGAGGAGTTTTCTTTAAGGGACCTTCCAAAAAAGTCAGGGACTTCTGTTTGAGTTCCGGGATTTCTTCCGGGATCAGCTTTGAATTATCTTCTTGGTCGGATATACAAGGACCGGACGATCTATACGAAGTCGCGGCAATGTTCCCTTTCGAGAAATTACTTTCTCCAGGCACCAAGTTCAGAATAGACGCTGCTACAAAAGATAGCCTGCAAGATTCACGTTATGCGACTTATCGTTTAAAAGACGCGATCTTCGACAGATTTAGGGCCCAAGGCCTGGAATTGCCGGAAGCAGATCGTGAAGAACCGGAAGTACTATTCTACCTTCGTTCCAGAATGAACCAGGTTAAATTATATCTGGCATTACACGCTCAACCTTTACAGAGAAGAGGCCATGGAAGAGAAGGTGGAGAAGCTCCACTCAGAGAAACTTTGGCTCAAGCGCTTCTCCGTTTTTCAGGCTGGAAACCGGGAGAGGCATTGTACGATCCATTCTGCGGCTCGGGAACTCTATTGATAGAGGCAGCACTCAGAATGAGAAATGGTGGCTGGGTGAATTACAAAAGTTTATCTAGATCTTCTATCTTCACTCGACTTTTTGGACCTTGCAAAGCGAAAGAAGAATGGAACTCCAAGGAGACTCTACTGTTCGGTTCTGATATTTCCGAAGAAGCTATTGAACTTGCAAAGAAGAATGCTAAAGAAGCAGGAATCGCCGACCTGATCCGTTGGAAGGTTGCTTCCGCAGAAGAACTGGATTCCAGCCTTGGATTCAAAGAAGGGAAAATTGTGACTAATCCTCCTTACGGAGTTCGATTGGGAGATAAGGAATCCGTTTCCGAACTTTATTCCAGCTGGGGAGAGGCTTTGAAGAAGAATTTCTCCGGATCCTATGTGGCTTTAGTAGCAGGAGATCCTTCCCTTTTAGGTTTCTTAAAACTGAAGTCTGACAAAGAACAATCCGTCACCATAGCAAAGTTGAAAGGAAAATTAGTTGCCTATCAGATCGACTAA
- the bfr gene encoding bacterioferritin: MKGNQEVLEILAEVLSAELTAINQYFIHAKLNKNWGYDKLASYMKKESIEEMNHADQVIERILFLDGIPDLQRYMKINVGKDIESILKNDLDVEYNAVERLNRGIEITTKNKDNGTRELLEKILVSEEEHIDWLEAQLEIIKTIGVQNYLAQQIA, from the coding sequence GTGAAAGGAAACCAAGAAGTCCTCGAAATCTTAGCGGAAGTGCTCTCCGCCGAACTCACAGCGATCAACCAGTATTTTATCCACGCTAAGTTGAACAAGAACTGGGGTTATGACAAGCTTGCTTCTTACATGAAGAAGGAATCCATCGAAGAGATGAATCACGCAGACCAAGTGATCGAGCGTATACTCTTCCTGGACGGAATTCCTGATCTGCAAAGATACATGAAGATCAATGTAGGCAAGGATATCGAAAGTATCCTAAAGAATGATTTAGACGTAGAGTATAATGCCGTAGAACGTTTGAATCGTGGGATAGAAATTACCACCAAGAATAAAGACAACGGCACACGTGAATTGCTCGAGAAGATCCTCGTCTCCGAGGAGGAGCATATCGACTGGCTCGAGGCCCAGCTAGAGATCATCAAAACCATTGGGGTCCAAAATTATTTGGCCCAACAAATCGCCTAA